A single genomic interval of Lynx canadensis isolate LIC74 chromosome A2, mLynCan4.pri.v2, whole genome shotgun sequence harbors:
- the LOC116737932 gene encoding EF-hand and coiled-coil domain-containing protein 1-like codes for MRGGERGGHPEKRDRERDPAPYPSPLQANRGNTDDPPSRRSCGTRPPARSNQTATAKPKPLLPRNSGAAPGSGGAEAPEKRRSAAKEPNGAGREAGMEGAAGDPYRRPARRTQWLLSALAHHYGLDRGVENEIVVLATGLDQYLQEVFHHLDCRGAGRLPRADFRALCAVLGLRAEGAAAGEASGDAAARDANPGDAAAGDAAAGVATDGDADAEEEARLALRADPPELTFRQFHARLCGYFGTRAGPRLPRGALSEHIETQIRLRRPRRRRRTPHTPGPDGGPNCPDGGRDGERLARLEEENGSLRELVEDLRAALQSSDARCLALQVGLWKSQAGAQEAGRVGPEVAARELRQARGALAVAEARAGRLRQGQVEVRRRAEEAREAVLRSLGRVRELEALARQVPGLQRWVRRLEGELRRYR; via the exons ATGAGGGGAGGAGAGCGCGGGGGCCACCCGGAGaagcgagacagagagagggacccGGCCCCCTACCCCAGTCCCCTCCAAGCCAACCGGGGAAACACGGACGACCCGCCAAGCCGGCGCAGCTGCGGGACACGGCCCCCCGCGCGCTCCAACCAGACCGCGACCGCTAAGCCTAAGCCCCTCCTTCCGAGGAACTCCGGAGCCGCCCCTGGAAGTGGCGGGGCGGAGGCACCCGAGAAGCGACGCTCGGCGGCGAAGGAGCCGAACGGCGCGGGCCGGGAGGCCGGCATGGAAGGCGCGGCGGGTGACCCGTACCGGCGACCCGCGCGGCGCACCCAGTGGCTGTTGAGCGCCCTGGCGCACCACTACGGGCTGGACCGCGGCGTGGAGAACGAGATCGTGGTGCTGGCCACCGGCCTGGACCAGTACCTGCAGGAGGTCTTCCACCACCTGGACTGCCGCGGCGCCGGCCGCCTGCCCCGCGCCGACTTCCGCGCGCTCTGCGCCGTGCTGGGGCTGCGCGCCGAGGGGGCCGCCGCCGGGGAGGCCTCCGGGGATGCGGCCGCCCGAGACGCGAACCCGGGGGATGCGGCCGCCGGGGACGCGGCCGCCGGGGTGGCCACCGACGGGGACGCAGATGCCGAAGAGGAGGCGCGCCTGGCGCTGCGCGCGGACCCGCCCGAGCTCACCTTCCGCCAGTTCCACGCGCGCCTCTGCGGCTACTTCGGCACGCGCGCGGGGCCCCGGCTGCCCCGCGGCGCTCTCAGCGAACACATCGAGACGCAGATCCGCCtgcgccgcccgcgccgccgccgccgcacccCCCACACGCCGGGCCCGGACGGCGGCCCCAACTGCCCCGACGGCGGCCGGGACGGCGAGCGCCTGGCGCGGTTGGAGGAGGAGAACGGCAGCCTGCGCGAGTTGGTGGAGGACCTGCGGGCCGCGCTGCAGAGCAGCGACGCTCGCTGCCTAGCGCTGCAG GTCGGCCTCTGGAAGAGCCAGGCGGGCGCGCAGGAGGCGGGGCGCGTTGGGCCCGAGGTGGCGGCGCGGGAGCTGCGGCAGGCGCGGGGCGCCCTGGCGGTGGCCGAGGCCCGCGCGGGGCGGCTGCGCCAGGGCCAGGTCGAGGTTCGGCGACGCGCCGAGGAGGCCCGGGAGGCGGTGCTGCGCAGCCTGGGCCGCGTGCGCGAGCTCGAAGCGCTGGCGAGACAGGTGCCCGGCCTGCAGCGCTGGGTGCGGCGGCTGGAGGGTGAGCTGCGGCGCTACAGGTGA